The sequence GTGTCTGTAAGAAAAACTTTTGTATCATCATCAAACTTTATTATAGCAGTTTTTGTGTCAAGTGTAGAAAATAGCTGATCTTTTACTAAAACGTTTGAACTAGTTAAAATATTCATAAGAGTAGACTTCCCGGCATTCGTATAGCCTACTAAAGATATATTTGGAAAATTTGAAACATTTCTTCTCTTTTTTATAATTCTATTTCTCTTTTCAATCAACTTTATTTCATTCTTTAATTTACTAATTTTTAAACTTAACGCTCTTTTATCTATTTCCTTTTTTGTTTCGCCTGGCCCCCTAGTGCCTATTCCCCCACCTAATCTAGATAAAACTTGTCCCCATCCAGAGGTTTGAGATAATAAGTAGTTTAACCTTGCTAATTCTACTTGTAATTTACCTTGTTTTGTACTGGCTCTTTTAGCAAAGATTGAAATAATTAACAAACTCTTATCAACTAATTCAACATCCCAAAAATCACTAAGAAACCTGAAAAAATGCGGATCTACTTCATCATCTATTATAACAGCTTCAATTTCATTTTCTAAGATTATTTTTTTTATCTCTTCAGCCTTGCCCTTACCAATAAAGAAACTTGAGTCTTTATTTTTTAATTTATATAAAATCGAAACTACTGGTTCAAAATTTGCTGTTAAACAAAGTGCCTTCGTTTCATCTAAGAAGTACTCTACATTTTCATTTGAATGATATGTTTCTAAAATTAATGCTCTTTTAGGCTTACTTTTTAACAAATTTTTTAAAATTGTATACTTTTCGACTTCATTCTTTCAATAGCCTCTTTGATCCTATCTTCACTTACAGTAATAGCAAATCTAACATATTTATTCCCCTCTGAACCATAGCCGCTTCCAGGAGTAACTACAATATTTGTTTCTAATATTAATCTTTCTGTAAAGGATGAGGCATCAAAATCTTTTGGTGTTTTTACCCAAAGATAAAAAGAACCTTTAGGAGGTTTTATATCTGATCCTAAACTTTTCAGACCGTTAACCAATAAATCTCTTCTTCTAACATAAATGTTATTCATTTTTGCTATGAAATTGGAATCATCCCTTAGCGCTACCTCAGATGCCTGTTGAATTGCAACGAAAAGTCCTGAATCAACATTTGTTTTTATAATACCCAAGGCTTTGATAGCCTCACTCGATCCTACAACAAAACCTACTCTCCATCCTGTCATATTGAACATTTTTGACAGGGAATGAAATTCAACACTTACTTCTTTTGCGCCATCAATCTGTAACAAACTAGGGCTTACATAATTATCATAAGTCATCTCAGAATATGCCATATCATGGCAAATTAGAAAATCATATTTTTTAGCATAATAAACAGCTTTTTCAAAAAATTCGAGATTAGCTACAGCTCCAGTTGGATTATTTGGATAATTTAAAAATAAAATCTTTGTCTTTTCCAAAATTTCAACAGGTATTTTTTCAAACTCAGGTAAAAAATTATTTTCTTCGTTTATGGGCATAAAGTAAGGTGTTCCACCAGCAAGAATTGTTGCGACATTGTAAACTGGATAAGAAGGGTTTGGTACCAGTGTATAATCACCTTCATCAACAAAAGAAAAAGGAATATGTGCAATTCCTTCTTTAGAACCAATCAAGGCCATTACCTCTTTATCTGGATCCAGGCTAACGTTAAACCTTTTTAAAAACCATTCGGAAATAGTCTTTCTAAAAGAGTAGGTTCCTTCATATGGTGGATATCTGTGATTTCTAGGGTCTTCAACAAATTCTTTCATTGCATTGACTACAAACATTGGGGTTGGTAAATCTGGATCACCTATACCAAAATCTATTAAGTCTCTACCTTCAGCTCTAAGTTTATTTTTCTTTTTATCAATTTCAGAAAATAGATAAGGTGGTACATTCTGTATTCTTTTCGCGGTTCTGATTTTTAGTTCCTCCTCAATGAAGATATTTATTTTAATCCTAAGTTTATTTTTATAGAATATGGAGCGGGAAATGGGATTCGAACCCACGACCCTCGCCTTGGCAAGGCGATGCTCTACCGCTGAGCTATTCCCGCATTTGCTTTTTCTGGTGGGCGAGAAGGGACTTGAACCCCCACGGTTTTATCCACCAGATCCTAAGTCTGGCGCGTCTGCCATTCCGCCACTCGCCCCAGTGACTATGATGTATTATAGTTATAAATTTTTTTTTGTCAATTGTTTTTTAAGAAATTTCAAAATTAATCGATAAAACATTTTATAATTTCTTCGTAATCACTATGTCTTCTATCTCTAAAAAAAGGCCATATTCTTCTTACTTTTTCACTTTGATCTAAATCAATGTTTACATATAATATTTGTTCTGTTTCTTTTGCCCTTTCTAGATATTCTCCTTGAGGACCACAAACAAAACTATTACCCCAAAATCTTATTTTTTGCTTTTTGTTTGATTCTAGGCCTACTCTGTTAACCGATATTACTGGCAGCGAATTTGCAATTGCATGAGATCTTTGAATTGTGAGCCAGGAATCTAATTGTTTTTTTTGTTCTAATTTACTATCATTTGGATCAAATCCAATTGCTGTAGGATAAATTAGTATTTGCGCACCCTTAAGAGCCATAATTCTTGCAGCTTCTGGAAACCATTGATCCCAACAAATTAAAATCCCTATTTTTCCCAGACTACATTTTATTGGCTCAAAACCAAGATCTCCCGGCGTAAAATAATATTTTTCAAAATAACCTGGATCGTCTGGGATATGCATCTTTCTATATTTCCCAGCTATTTTTCCATCTTTATCAAAAAGTATTACACTGTTATGATATATGCCTTGAGACCTTTTCTCAAAATATGGAAAAACTATTGCAATGTTATTTTTGCGAGCAAAGTTTTGAAAATTCTTTAAAATATCTGAATTATCATCCAATGCAAGATCAAAGTTTTTTGGGTCATAGGATATACAAAAATATTTATTTAAAAACAGTTCTGAAAAAATTACAATGTCTGCACCATTTTTTTTTGCCTGTAATATTATTTTTTCAGATTGTAGGACGTTTTCATCAAATGTAAAGTTACAAATTTTTTGTACAATACAGACTCTAATTTTCATTTTTTAAAACCTCTCTATTAAGAAAGCCATCTGGAATATTATTAGTAGCGCAGTGCAAAGCCCCACCTTGAGTAATTAGTATTCTTGAATCAACTGGTATTACTTCTTTGTCAAAGAATATTTTTTCAAACACCTCTATAGCATTTTCGTCTTCTTTTGAATGATATATTGGAACTAAAACTGCAGAATTAAATATTAAAAAATTAGTGTAAGTTGCAGGTAAATAATTTCCTTGTTTGTCTCTAACTTCTGGTAAAAATATTGGAATTAAATTAAAAGGCTTATTGTTACAATCTCTAAAATTAGTTAATTCTTTTTCCATCTGATTGAGCTCATTATAATATGGGTAATTTTTATTTAATGATTTTGAATAAACTATAGTATCTTTATTTACAAATTTAGCTAACATATCAATATGAGAGTCAGTATGGTCCCCCATCAATTTTCCACTCTTTATCCATAGAATCTTTTTTTGCTCAAATATGTTTAGAAATAATTCTTCAATAGCCTCTTTAGAATATTGAGGATTTCTGTTTTCATTAAGCAGACAATTTTGTGTAGTTAAAATTATTCCAGCAGAATTGTGATCTATACTACCGCCTTCCAATACAAAGTTTATATCCTTTTTTATTACACGTTTATCAAAAATCCCAGATGAAAATAACTTGTTATTCAAATCGTTATCAAATTCAAAATTAAACTTATTGCCCCAACCGTTAAATTTAAAATTTAAGAAAATCAAATTATCATTCTTTTTAATAAAGATTGGCCCATTATCTCTAATCCAGGTATCATTAGTTTTAGCTTTTAGGCAGACTAGATCTTTGTAGTTGAAGTTTAATTCATTTTCACAGCTCAAATCTTCAGGAATTATTAAAATTACTTTCCCAAATTTTATAATTTGATCTATCAAACTGTGGTAAAATAAGCGAATTTTTAGCAAATTTTTGTTCCAATCAGTTTTTTCATGTGGATAAACAAGAATTAGTCCGTCTTGTTTTTCCCACTCTGCAATTAATGTACTCAAAGATAAACCTCCAATTTTCATATATTATATAATATATAATTTTAACTTCTTTATATATAATTAATACTATGACAGATAAAAATAAGAAAATTAATAAAGATATGACTAAAGAAATTTCAGAACTTCAAACCCATGTTAATAAGTTACAACATAAGCTTGAAAATTTAAAAAGTGAATACTATTCACTCAAAAACAAATTATCTTTATTTTCTAAAACATATCAGGAAAAAATAGGAAGATTATATATTGAATTAGATAAATTAAAAATTAAAATTACCAAACTCCAACTAGATAAAAATTTAAACAAATTAAATGATGACCTTATACACCAATATATTAGAACATCTTTAATTGAAGAAGAAATAAAACTAAATGAAATTGAAGAGAAAATTTTTTATAATCTAAAGGAAGAAAAGAATAATGAAGAATTTCAAGAAAATTTAGATTGTGAAGTAGATGATAAAATAAAAATTTTTTACAGAAAACTTGCTTCAAAATTTCATCCTGATAAAGCAAAAGGTGAAGAGGAAAAAATATTGTTTCATAATTTAATGTCAGAAATTAATTTAGCATATAATCAAGGTGATTTAAAAAAATTACAGGAATTAGCTGATTCTTTAATTAACGAATTTGATAATTCTTTAATTTCTCAAATTAAAATTTTAAAGAAGAGGATAATAACTTTAAGCAAAGAAATTGATGAAATTACTTTTAAGATTCATGAGCTAAAAAGTTTAAGCATATATACGTTATATGTTAAGGTTGTAGAAGCAAAAGAGTATGGTATTGATCTGCTGTCACAAATTGAATCATCAATTTTAGCAGAAATAGAAAAATATAATAAAAAATACAAAGATTTTAGAAAAATTGAGCTATGAAAAGCGAATCCATAAAACTCTTTGACAATAAAAATCTTAATATTTCGTTAAATTCTACACTCTTAAATAAGATTGTAATAAGAAGTATTGAAGAAATAGATATAATGGGGTTAAATACTAAACAAGAGAAGAAACCTTCTAATGCTAATAAATTTTATTTAGATATTTTACATAAAATTCATTGGAATAACTCTTATCCTACTTCCTCATCAATTTCGAAAAAAGCGAAATTCTTGATTGTTGGTTTTTTTAACGGGTTTATAAACTTTTGGTCTATGATAGATGGCCTATACCTTGGGAAAATCCAGCTATCAAGAAATCCAATAATTTCAATTTCATCATGCGAAAATGAAGAATTAGTTGTTGTAGGAACGTGGGATGGTTATATATTTGTTTATTCTATTTTGCAAGGAAAAATTATTTATAATAGAAAAATTGAAAACAAACCAATTAGAAAGATTCACTTTCTTAACAGCTTGGATTTAATATCTTATTTAACAGACGATTCTAAAATATACTTTCTGTCTTTAAAAACCAACAAAAAACTCTTGCTTTATGAAAGTAATTTAAAGATTACTGCTTATGATATAAGGCTTAACGAGGGTCTAATTTTTTTAGGTTTCATTAATGGACTAATTGAAATTTTTAATTTCAACAGAAATGTTGTTGAAGACAAATTTTTTAAAAGCAGATATAAGATACTGAATTTATCGGTTTCAAATGATTGTAAATATTTACTTTCTGTCGATGAAGGACATTCAAATTCACTTGGTTTATATAATCTCGATTGTTTAAAGCCTATTTGTTTTTCAGACACTTTTGGAACTTGCCTGGATGCAAAGTTTGTTAACTTTTCAGATATAATTATTTCTGTTATAAATTCTTCATCTAATCTTAAAGTTTTAAGTAAAAAGGAATCTCTTATTTCAAAAGTTGTTATAGTCAATAACAAAGATACTCTAGATTTGTTAAAGAAGGAATTTTTTGAAGTAAATGATCAAATTTCTACAGCATTTATTACTAATGATACTAAAACTATTTGTTTTGGCACAAAAACAGGATTTATTAATATTTTTTCTTTAGATAATAACAAATTAATTAACTCTGAACTTATAGAAATTAACGTGCCCGTTAAGAAAATTTTTATCGCTAACGGAATATCTAAATCTATTTTTATAAATAAAAATGGAAAAGTTTATGTATATAACGAAATATACTTTAAAAATTTACATATTTTAGATATTAAAATTAATGATTCTAGTTTATTTATATCAGAAAATAATATCTATTGGACTAATAACAATAAAAAATTATATACGTTGAATTTTTCAGTTGAAAATAGTATTATCCAATCATTTGATATCGATTTTATTCCTCAACGCATCATATTATTTAAAGATTTTTTCTACTTATCAACTTATGATGGACAAATTTTTATTTTCGATTCTGTTTCAAAAAAATTAGTTGATTGTTTTCATTCAGAAATTGAAAATGGTAAATTTGCAGTAAATGAAAAATTTAATATTATATGTTATTATGATAACAAAAATTTGAAACTTTATGATAGATTGGGTAAGTTATTGAAGGAAATAAAATTTAATTTTAGCAAAGTTAGCTTATTAACATTCTCAAGTGATGGTGTGCACTTTGCTTTTGCCAATGATGACGAAATCTGTTTGTATGACCTGGTTTCATCCGAAAAATTAAAAACTTTTGCAGGTCATTACGATAAGGTAGCATATATTAAATTTAGAGAAAATTCAAATATTCTTTTATCTATAGGTTTTGATAAAATAGTTAATTTTTGGAAATTTTGATTTATAATTAAGAAAATTAATTCAAAAGTAGCTATTAGGGAGGATATTTATGAAATATTTTATTGCAGTTTTTATTTTTATAGCTTTTTTATCTTTAAACTCTCTAAGTTTACAAGCCAAAACACTAGAGTTTAATAAAGAAAATTTTCTGAAAGGTTTTAATTCAACTAAAGAATGTTATTTAAACACTAAAACCCCCACTGATTTTGTAATATGTTCATCGGATGTATATGAAAAGGATAAAAAAGAAAAATTTTTCGACGATAGCTTTAAAATGGGATATGATTTTTCTGCATGGTATATAATGAATAAGTATAGCCTGAAAGAGGATTTTAATCAATTAGAACTTGCAATTACTAGAGATTATTTCCTTGGATTTAGACAATATCAAGTTGATTTTAATATCAATGATAAAACTCTTTTCGTTTTAACAGGTGTAGATCAACAAAAAACGAAGGATTGGATAATGCGTTGGGCAAACATATTAAATGAGGACCCTTATGCCTCAAAAGAACAATAAATTATAATGGATCCTGATGATGTAGAACAACTATCATTTAATACATTTTCTTATTTTACAAACAATGTTCTCCTAAACGAAGAAAAGCTTAAAATTTTACTTTTTAATATTCTTGAAAATTTTGAAGATGCAATAGTTATATATGATAATAACTTAAGATGTATTTTCTATAATTCGAAATATTTAAACATATTGAATTTAAATTCGAAAGAAATCAATTTTTTTAATCATACCTTAAAAGAAGCTAATAATCTTTTATCAAAAAAGGTTATAAATCCAACTGTTTTCTTAAATAGGAATTCTGAAATTTTAGATTTAAGCAGGGAAACTTCTGATATTATAGAGTTAACAAATGATACTATTTTAGAAAGGCACTCTATCCCCTTTTCAGGTAGTCCGGATTTTAAAGGGAAAATAATAATTTATAAAGATATCACGAAAAAGATACAAGAGAATATATCAGCAAGTTTGGATCAAGAAATTATAACCACAGTTATTCAAAACCTACCATTTTATTTGTTAATTGTAGATAGAAATAAAAATATTATTTTTGCCAATCAGCAGGCAAAAAACTTTGATAACTTAAGTTCTACTTGTTACAAACTACTCTTTGGCAGAGAAAATCCATGTGAGAATTGCCAATTAGAAATCGTTGTTAGCCAAAAAATTAATTATGCTTTTGAAACAAATTTTAAAAATAACAAGACTTTTTCTGTAATAATATCAAACTTAAAAAGTTCGTTAGACAATGATTTGGTTTCAATTTTTGCAATGGATATTTCAAAACACAAAGAGGTGGAAAGTAAAAATCTTTATCTTTCTTATATTGATCCACTTACGGGGATTTTGAATAGAAGAGGATTTTTTGTATTTATCAAAAGTAATTATGAAAGAGTAAAATTAAATAATAAAAAATTATTCTTATTCTTCTTTGATATTGATGGACTTAAGAAAATTAATGATAGTTATGGTCATATCAATGGAGATATTGCAATAAAAAATATTGCAAAGATATTGAAATCTGCGCTCAGAGATAGTGATTTGCTGGCTCGTTTTGGAGGGGATGAATTTGTGGCGTTGGTGGTGTGTAACTCACAAAGCAATACAGATCAAATATTGAATAGGATATCTAAAAAAATTCATGATTTAAATTCTTCAAAAATCTTAAACTTTAATTTGTCAGTATCTTGTGGCATATCAGAAGTAAAACCTGATCAGCTTCAAGAAATTGATAAAATAATTCATAAAGCTGATCAGGCGATGTATTTAGAAAAAAAACAAAAGAAAAAACTTTAATTAAAGAACCTCAGAGTTAACACAATATTTTGGTTTTCTCCCTTCTAAGACATCTAAAAGATTTTCGGCTGCAAGTTGCATCATATTTAATCTTGTTTCATATGTTGCTGTTCCTATATGAGGCGTAATAATAACGTTCGGTAGGTTTAAAAGTGGACTATTAAAAGGAATCGGTTCAGGATCTACTACGTCTAAGGCAGCAAAGGCAATTTCTTTATCCAATAAAGCTTTATAAAGATCTTCTGTTACCACAATTGGTCCTCGTGCTGCATTTATTAGAATTGCAGTTTTTTTCATTCTCTTAAAAACTTCGTAATTAAATTTTCCTCTAGTTTCAGGAGTTAGTGGTGATAAAACAACCAAATAATCTGAAGTTTCTATTAGCTCATCGAAGCTAACATATCTGGCGTTTAGACTCTTATCATTAGGATTTGGTTTTCTATTGTGATATATTACATTCATTAATGAAGCCTTAGCTCTTCTTGCTAAAGCAGATCCAACATTACCCATTCCAAAAATGCCAAGTGTTTTACCATGTAAATCATGAGATAAAGGATACCCAAAATTTTTAATCCATTTGCCCTCTTTAACATAATTTACAGCATTTATAATATCTCTTGCTGCACAAATTAATAAACCATAAGTAAGTTCAGCAGTTGCTTCAACAACGACATGTGGAGTATTACATACTGGTATTTTTCTTTCAGTACAATAATTTACATCAATATTATCATAGCCCACAGCACACTGACTAACAACTTTAAGTTTTTTTGCATCTTCTAGTAAGGTTTTTGTTACAGGATAGAACGTAGAATAAAGTCCATCTGCATCTTGAAGCCAACTCTTTATAACTTCCTGAGGAGGTTGACTTTCTTCTTCCCAGCAAACAAGGTTAACTCTTTCTTTAAGCCAATTGTATGGCTCATCTAATATTTTATTTGTCATTACCACTTTAGGTTTTGAAGACATTTTATCCTCCTTTTATTTTTTTATTATTAAGAGAAACTAAAGTTTTAAAATATTGTTCTCTATTTTCGCAAATATTTTTTGTAATAAGTGCTACATATTTCCCCTGAAAAAAGGCGCCATCTACTTCATTTTGAGAAACACTTCTAGAAGAATTTTCACCAGCAACACAAGAAGCTCCGTAAGGAGAGCAACCAGTTATTTCACTCATAATTGTTTGACCTTTAAACAAATAAGGCAAACCGACGATTATCATTCCTTGATGAAACAAATATGGCAAAAAGGTTAGAATAGTAGACTCTTGTCCTCCGTGTTGAGTATTAGAAGAAGTAAAAACGCTGCCAACTTTTCCAAATAGTTCTCCTCTTGACCATATGCCCCCAGTGCTATCTAAAAATGTTTTCATTTGTGCGCACATGTTCCCAAATCTCGTAGGAGTCCCAAACACTATTGCATCACTATTCGTTAAATCGTCTAATGAAACCTCAGGAATTGTTCTCCTTATTTTTTGTTGAATATCCTTTGCACCCATTTTTTCTATAATATCGTCAGAAAGAGTTTCTGGAACTCTTTTTATGCTTACTTGGGTACCTTCTACACTACCCGCTCCACTGCTAATAGCCTTAGCAAGTCTGTGAACATGGCCATACAAAGAATAATATACAATTAATACTTTAGCCAAGACTTTCACTCCTTTCAATATTTAAAATTATATATCGATTCCTAATCACTTTTCTATTTTTTATAATAGAATCCTTTAATACTTTTCAAAATTTCACTTATTATGTTATAATTTAGCAACTGCCGAGGTAGCTCAATAGGCAGAGCAGCTGATTTGTAATCAGCAGGTTGTCAGTTCGACTCTGATCCTCGGCTCCATTTTTTTGTAAGAGTTATAGCTAAAAGCAGGATATCTATAAAGTTGTAACTTTTAATAAAATTTTTGATTATTTTATCTGATTTTCATGTAATGATACAATTCAATCAGCCAAATGGTCTTAAGAGAAAAGTAAAGTTTATTTTTTTATGATCCCTTAGAAAGTTATTACTTCAAATCCATTATTAATAAATCTCGCCATTCCGGCATGCCCAGACATATCAGACAATATATTAAGATTTCTCTTTTTTGCTTCTTCTAT comes from Thermodesulfobium acidiphilum and encodes:
- a CDS encoding carbon-nitrogen hydrolase, whose product is MKIRVCIVQKICNFTFDENVLQSEKIILQAKKNGADIVIFSELFLNKYFCISYDPKNFDLALDDNSDILKNFQNFARKNNIAIVFPYFEKRSQGIYHNSVILFDKDGKIAGKYRKMHIPDDPGYFEKYYFTPGDLGFEPIKCSLGKIGILICWDQWFPEAARIMALKGAQILIYPTAIGFDPNDSKLEQKKQLDSWLTIQRSHAIANSLPVISVNRVGLESNKKQKIRFWGNSFVCGPQGEYLERAKETEQILYVNIDLDQSEKVRRIWPFFRDRRHSDYEEIIKCFID
- the wrbA gene encoding NAD(P)H:quinone oxidoreductase; translation: MAKVLIVYYSLYGHVHRLAKAISSGAGSVEGTQVSIKRVPETLSDDIIEKMGAKDIQQKIRRTIPEVSLDDLTNSDAIVFGTPTRFGNMCAQMKTFLDSTGGIWSRGELFGKVGSVFTSSNTQHGGQESTILTFLPYLFHQGMIIVGLPYLFKGQTIMSEITGCSPYGASCVAGENSSRSVSQNEVDGAFFQGKYVALITKNICENREQYFKTLVSLNNKKIKGG
- a CDS encoding agmatine deiminase family protein, with protein sequence MSTLIAEWEKQDGLILVYPHEKTDWNKNLLKIRLFYHSLIDQIIKFGKVILIIPEDLSCENELNFNYKDLVCLKAKTNDTWIRDNGPIFIKKNDNLIFLNFKFNGWGNKFNFEFDNDLNNKLFSSGIFDKRVIKKDINFVLEGGSIDHNSAGIILTTQNCLLNENRNPQYSKEAIEELFLNIFEQKKILWIKSGKLMGDHTDSHIDMLAKFVNKDTIVYSKSLNKNYPYYNELNQMEKELTNFRDCNNKPFNLIPIFLPEVRDKQGNYLPATYTNFLIFNSAVLVPIYHSKEDENAIEVFEKIFFDKEVIPVDSRILITQGGALHCATNNIPDGFLNREVLKNEN
- a CDS encoding LL-diaminopimelate aminotransferase: MRTAKRIQNVPPYLFSEIDKKKNKLRAEGRDLIDFGIGDPDLPTPMFVVNAMKEFVEDPRNHRYPPYEGTYSFRKTISEWFLKRFNVSLDPDKEVMALIGSKEGIAHIPFSFVDEGDYTLVPNPSYPVYNVATILAGGTPYFMPINEENNFLPEFEKIPVEILEKTKILFLNYPNNPTGAVANLEFFEKAVYYAKKYDFLICHDMAYSEMTYDNYVSPSLLQIDGAKEVSVEFHSLSKMFNMTGWRVGFVVGSSEAIKALGIIKTNVDSGLFVAIQQASEVALRDDSNFIAKMNNIYVRRRDLLVNGLKSLGSDIKPPKGSFYLWVKTPKDFDASSFTERLILETNIVVTPGSGYGSEGNKYVRFAITVSEDRIKEAIERMKSKSIQF
- the hflX gene encoding GTPase HflX, encoding MLKSKPKRALILETYHSNENVEYFLDETKALCLTANFEPVVSILYKLKNKDSSFFIGKGKAEEIKKIILENEIEAVIIDDEVDPHFFRFLSDFWDVELVDKSLLIISIFAKRASTKQGKLQVELARLNYLLSQTSGWGQVLSRLGGGIGTRGPGETKKEIDKRALSLKISKLKNEIKLIEKRNRIIKKRRNVSNFPNISLVGYTNAGKSTLMNILTSSNVLVKDQLFSTLDTKTAIIKFDDDTKVFLTDTVGFIRKLPHRLVEAFKATLSQISESDLLLHVVDASKPVEIIKQDIKSVNDVLKEINSNDIPGVLVFNKIDKCTNLTNIHDLAQLYKPYCLISAVTGYGINELLAKIKYFLYPNRIIIKIFLPHEKTKIINLIKNFSGKILEKEWSTSGVKITLDIPQDYADFLNDYII
- a CDS encoding 2-hydroxyacid dehydrogenase, whose translation is MSSKPKVVMTNKILDEPYNWLKERVNLVCWEEESQPPQEVIKSWLQDADGLYSTFYPVTKTLLEDAKKLKVVSQCAVGYDNIDVNYCTERKIPVCNTPHVVVEATAELTYGLLICAARDIINAVNYVKEGKWIKNFGYPLSHDLHGKTLGIFGMGNVGSALARRAKASLMNVIYHNRKPNPNDKSLNARYVSFDELIETSDYLVVLSPLTPETRGKFNYEVFKRMKKTAILINAARGPIVVTEDLYKALLDKEIAFAALDVVDPEPIPFNSPLLNLPNVIITPHIGTATYETRLNMMQLAAENLLDVLEGRKPKYCVNSEVL
- a CDS encoding sensor domain-containing diguanylate cyclase, which produces MDPDDVEQLSFNTFSYFTNNVLLNEEKLKILLFNILENFEDAIVIYDNNLRCIFYNSKYLNILNLNSKEINFFNHTLKEANNLLSKKVINPTVFLNRNSEILDLSRETSDIIELTNDTILERHSIPFSGSPDFKGKIIIYKDITKKIQENISASLDQEIITTVIQNLPFYLLIVDRNKNIIFANQQAKNFDNLSSTCYKLLFGRENPCENCQLEIVVSQKINYAFETNFKNNKTFSVIISNLKSSLDNDLVSIFAMDISKHKEVESKNLYLSYIDPLTGILNRRGFFVFIKSNYERVKLNNKKLFLFFFDIDGLKKINDSYGHINGDIAIKNIAKILKSALRDSDLLARFGGDEFVALVVCNSQSNTDQILNRISKKIHDLNSSKILNFNLSVSCGISEVKPDQLQEIDKIIHKADQAMYLEKKQKKKL